One Pseudomonas sp. AN-1 genomic region harbors:
- the alr gene encoding alanine racemase yields MRPLVATIDLSAIRHNYARARACAPGRQVFAVVKANAYGHGAREVVSALPEADGFVVACLEEAGEVRGLHGRARVLLLQGCFEAKEYLMAAQLGLDVVVQSREQAEALLASNLVRPLNVWLKLDSGMHRLGFAADELRAWHARLAGAEQVAELNLLSHFACADLPGHPLNQIQLDCYRGLDDLAFANRSLANSAAILTRPEAHLDWLRPGIMLYGASPFAERPAAEFDLRPAMTLSGALTAVREVPAGESVGYGAGWVAQRPTRIGTISCGYADGYPRCAPAGTPVLVGGQRVPLVGRVSMDLLTVDITAVPEAQVGTPVELWGEQLPVDEVAATCGTIGYELLSKVTARVARRHRY; encoded by the coding sequence ATGCGCCCCCTGGTTGCCACCATCGATCTGTCCGCCATCCGCCACAACTACGCGCGGGCCAGGGCCTGCGCGCCGGGTCGGCAGGTGTTCGCGGTGGTCAAGGCCAACGCCTACGGCCACGGTGCGCGCGAGGTGGTCAGCGCCCTGCCGGAGGCCGACGGCTTCGTGGTCGCCTGCCTGGAGGAGGCCGGCGAGGTGCGCGGCCTGCACGGCCGGGCGCGGGTGTTGCTGCTGCAGGGCTGCTTCGAGGCCAAGGAATACCTGATGGCCGCCCAGCTCGGCCTCGACGTGGTGGTGCAGAGCCGCGAGCAGGCCGAGGCGCTGCTCGCCAGCAACCTGGTGCGCCCGCTCAACGTCTGGCTCAAGCTGGATTCCGGCATGCACCGTCTGGGCTTCGCTGCCGACGAACTGCGCGCCTGGCATGCGCGCCTGGCCGGCGCCGAGCAGGTGGCCGAACTCAACCTGCTCAGCCACTTCGCCTGCGCCGACCTGCCCGGGCATCCGCTCAACCAGATTCAGCTGGACTGCTACCGCGGCCTCGACGACCTGGCCTTCGCCAACCGCTCGCTGGCCAACTCGGCGGCCATCCTCACCCGCCCGGAAGCGCACCTGGACTGGCTGCGCCCCGGCATCATGCTCTACGGCGCCAGCCCGTTCGCCGAGCGCCCGGCCGCCGAGTTCGACCTGCGCCCGGCGATGACCCTGAGCGGGGCGCTGACCGCCGTGCGCGAGGTGCCGGCCGGGGAGAGCGTCGGCTACGGCGCCGGCTGGGTGGCGCAGCGGCCGACGCGCATCGGCACCATCAGCTGCGGCTATGCCGACGGCTACCCGCGCTGTGCGCCGGCCGGCACCCCGGTGCTGGTCGGCGGCCAGCGCGTGCCGCTGGTGGGACGGGTGTCGATGGACCTGCTGACCGTGGATATCACCGCCGTGCCCGAGGCGCAGGTCGGCACGCCGGTGGAGCTGTGGGGGGAGCAGTTGCCGGTCGACGAGGTGGCCGCCACCTGCGGCACCATCGGCTACGAGCTGCTCAGCAAGGTCACCGCGCGGGTGGCGCGCCGGCACCGCTACTGA
- the dnaB gene encoding replicative DNA helicase yields the protein MNEISVPAQYDLETAALKVPPHSIEAEQAVIGGLMLDNNAWERVLDLVSDGDFYRHDHRLIFRAIYKLAERNQPFDVVTLSEQLDKEGQLAQVGGLAYLGELAKNTPSVANIKAYAQIIRERATLRQLIGISNEIGDSAYNPQGRGADEILDEAERKIFEIAEARPKTGGPVGLNELLTKAIDRIDTLFNTHEAITGISTGFADLDEKTSGLQPADLIIVAGRPSMGKTTFAMNLVENAVLRSDKAVLVYSLEMPGESLVMRMLSSLGRIDQTKVRSGRLDDDDWPRLTSAVNLLNERKLFIDDTAGISPSEMRARTRRLVREHGDLALIMVDYLQLMQIGGSGGENRTNEISEISRSLKALAKEFNCPVIALSQLNRSLEQRPNKRPVNSDLRESGAIEQDADVIMFVYRDEVYHPETEHKGVAEIIIGKQRNGPIGTVRLAFLGKYTRFENLAPGMYNFEDE from the coding sequence ATGAACGAGATCAGCGTCCCCGCGCAATACGACCTGGAGACCGCCGCCCTCAAGGTGCCGCCGCACTCCATTGAGGCCGAGCAGGCGGTGATCGGCGGCCTGATGCTGGACAACAACGCCTGGGAGCGGGTGCTCGATCTGGTCTCCGACGGCGATTTCTATCGCCACGACCATCGGCTGATCTTCCGGGCCATCTACAAGCTGGCCGAGCGCAACCAGCCGTTCGACGTGGTCACCCTGTCCGAGCAGCTCGACAAGGAAGGCCAACTGGCCCAGGTCGGCGGCCTGGCCTACCTCGGCGAGCTGGCCAAGAACACCCCGTCGGTGGCCAACATCAAGGCCTACGCGCAGATCATCCGCGAGCGCGCCACCCTGCGCCAGCTGATCGGCATCAGCAACGAGATCGGCGACAGCGCCTACAACCCGCAGGGTCGCGGCGCCGACGAGATCCTCGACGAGGCCGAGCGCAAGATCTTCGAGATCGCCGAGGCGCGGCCGAAGACCGGCGGTCCGGTCGGTCTCAACGAGCTGCTGACCAAGGCCATCGACCGCATCGATACCCTGTTCAACACCCACGAGGCGATCACCGGCATCTCCACCGGCTTCGCCGACCTGGACGAGAAGACCAGCGGCCTGCAGCCGGCCGACCTGATCATCGTCGCCGGCCGCCCGTCGATGGGCAAGACCACCTTCGCCATGAACCTGGTGGAGAACGCCGTGCTGCGCAGCGACAAGGCGGTGCTGGTGTACTCGTTGGAGATGCCCGGCGAGTCGCTGGTGATGCGTATGCTGTCCTCGCTGGGGCGCATCGACCAGACCAAGGTGCGTTCCGGTCGCCTCGACGACGACGACTGGCCGCGCCTGACCTCGGCGGTCAACCTGCTCAACGAGCGCAAGCTGTTCATCGACGACACCGCCGGCATCAGCCCCTCGGAGATGCGCGCGCGCACCCGCCGTCTGGTGCGCGAGCACGGTGACCTGGCGCTGATCATGGTCGACTACCTGCAGCTGATGCAGATCGGCGGCTCGGGCGGCGAGAACCGCACCAACGAGATTTCCGAGATCTCCCGCTCGCTGAAGGCGCTGGCCAAGGAATTCAACTGCCCGGTGATCGCCCTGTCGCAGCTCAACCGCTCGCTGGAGCAGCGGCCCAACAAGCGCCCGGTCAACTCGGACCTGCGCGAATCGGGCGCCATCGAGCAGGACGCCGACGTGATCATGTTCGTCTACCGCGACGAGGTGTACCACCCGGAGACCGAGCACAAGGGCGTCGCCGAGATCATCATCGGCAAGCAGCGGAACGGCCCGATCGGTACCGTGCGTCTGGCCTTCCTCGGCAAGTACACGCGCTTCGAGAACCTCGCGCCGGGGATGTACAACTTCGAGGACGAATGA
- a CDS encoding ATP phosphoribosyltransferase regulatory subunit, giving the protein MATLDRWLLPDGIEEVLPAEAARIETARRQVLDLFRNWGYELVITPHIEYLESLLTGAGQDLDLRTFKVTDPLSGRQMGFRADITPQVARLDAHTHRQEGPSRLCYAGSVLHARPRALSTSRSPIQIGAELYGDASTASDREVIGLMLEVLELAGVADVHMDLGHVGIYRGLARAAGLSGEAEQQLFDALQRKAIDEIAELTAGLPAEQGAMLRALAELCGGREVLGQARAQLAAAPAAVLAALAELEAVADELAAHYPALPLYFDLGELRGYHYHTGMVFAAFVPGVGQAIAQGGRYDDIGADFGRARPATGFSTDLKTLVSLGQAIQAEAPGGVWAPQGGEAGLWQAVLELRRSGRRVVQALPGQSLVDARAAGCDSELRLQEGGWQVSPLAS; this is encoded by the coding sequence ATGGCAACGCTGGACCGCTGGCTGCTGCCGGACGGAATCGAGGAAGTGCTGCCGGCAGAAGCGGCACGCATAGAGACGGCTCGCCGTCAGGTGCTGGACCTGTTCCGCAACTGGGGCTACGAGCTGGTCATCACCCCGCACATCGAGTACCTGGAGTCGCTGCTCACCGGCGCCGGCCAGGATCTCGACCTGCGCACCTTCAAGGTCACCGACCCGCTGTCCGGACGGCAGATGGGCTTCCGTGCCGACATCACCCCGCAGGTGGCGCGCCTCGATGCGCACACCCATCGCCAGGAGGGCCCGAGCCGCCTGTGCTACGCCGGCAGCGTGCTGCATGCGCGGCCGCGGGCGCTGTCCACCTCGCGCAGCCCGATCCAGATCGGCGCCGAGCTGTACGGCGATGCCAGCACCGCCAGCGACCGCGAGGTCATCGGCCTGATGCTCGAGGTGCTCGAGCTGGCCGGTGTCGCCGACGTGCACATGGATCTCGGCCATGTCGGTATCTACCGCGGCCTGGCCCGCGCCGCCGGCCTGTCCGGCGAGGCCGAGCAGCAGCTGTTCGACGCCCTGCAGCGCAAGGCCATCGACGAGATCGCCGAGCTGACCGCCGGCCTGCCGGCCGAGCAGGGCGCCATGCTGCGCGCCCTGGCCGAGCTGTGCGGCGGCCGCGAGGTGCTGGGCCAGGCGCGCGCGCAGCTGGCCGCGGCGCCGGCCGCCGTGCTGGCGGCGCTGGCCGAGCTGGAGGCGGTGGCCGACGAGCTGGCCGCCCACTACCCGGCGCTGCCGCTGTACTTCGATCTCGGCGAGCTGCGCGGCTACCACTACCACACCGGCATGGTGTTCGCCGCCTTCGTGCCCGGCGTCGGTCAGGCCATCGCCCAGGGCGGGCGCTACGACGACATCGGCGCCGACTTCGGGCGCGCGCGGCCGGCCACCGGCTTCTCCACCGACCTCAAGACCCTGGTCAGCCTCGGTCAGGCGATCCAGGCCGAGGCGCCGGGCGGCGTCTGGGCGCCGCAGGGCGGCGAGGCCGGCCTGTGGCAGGCCGTGCTCGAACTGCGCCGCAGCGGTCGGCGGGTGGTGCAGGCGCTGCCGGGGCAGAGCCTGGTCGATGCACGCGCCGCCGGCTGCGACAGCGAATTGCGTTTACAGGAGGGTGGCTGGCAGGTTTCGCCGCTGGCTTCCTGA
- the rplI gene encoding 50S ribosomal protein L9, producing MEVILLEKVANLGNLGDKVNVKAGYGRNYLLPQGKATAATAENVAAFEARRAELEKLAAEKKAYAESRAAQLAELEVTITATAGDEGKLFGSIGTHDIADALTASGVEVAKSEIRLPNGAIRLVGEYDVAVHLHSDVDATVRVVVVAA from the coding sequence ATGGAAGTTATCCTGCTGGAAAAAGTCGCCAACCTGGGCAACCTGGGCGACAAGGTGAACGTCAAGGCCGGTTACGGTCGCAACTACCTGCTGCCGCAGGGCAAGGCCACCGCCGCTACCGCCGAGAACGTTGCCGCGTTCGAAGCCCGTCGCGCCGAGCTGGAGAAGCTGGCTGCCGAGAAGAAGGCCTACGCCGAATCCCGCGCCGCTCAGTTGGCCGAGCTGGAAGTCACCATCACCGCCACCGCTGGCGATGAAGGCAAGCTGTTCGGCTCCATCGGCACCCACGACATCGCCGACGCCCTGACTGCCTCCGGCGTGGAAGTGGCCAAGAGCGAAATCCGCCTGCCCAACGGTGCCATCCGTCTGGTCGGCGAGTACGACGTTGCCGTGCACCTGCACAGCGACGTCGACGCCACCGTTCGCGTGGTGGTGGTGGCCGCCTAA
- the rpsF gene encoding 30S ribosomal protein S6 gives MRHYEIVFLVHPDQSEQVGGMVERYTKTIEEDGGKVHRLEDWGRRQLAYAIDNVHKAHYVLMNVECSAAALAELEDNFRYNDAVIRNLVIRRDAAVTEQSEMLKAEESRNERRERRDRSESAEGAAEGSDGDSADE, from the coding sequence ATGCGTCATTACGAAATCGTCTTCCTGGTTCACCCGGATCAGAGTGAGCAGGTTGGCGGCATGGTCGAGCGTTACACCAAGACCATCGAAGAAGACGGTGGCAAGGTTCACCGCCTGGAAGACTGGGGCCGTCGTCAGCTGGCTTACGCCATCGACAACGTGCACAAGGCCCACTACGTGCTGATGAACGTCGAGTGCAGCGCCGCTGCCCTGGCCGAGCTGGAAGACAACTTCCGCTACAACGACGCCGTCATCCGCAACCTGGTGATCCGTCGTGACGCCGCCGTCACCGAGCAGTCCGAGATGCTCAAGGCCGAAGAAAGCCGCAACGAGCGCCGCGAGCGTCGTGACCGCAGCGAAAGCGCCGAAGGCGCCGCTGAAGGCAGCGACGGCGACAGCGCCGACGAGTAA
- the rpsR gene encoding 30S ribosomal protein S18 — translation MARFFRRRKFCRFTAEGVVEIDYKDLNTLKAYVSETGKIVPSRITGTKAKYQRQLATAIKRARYLALLPYTDSHGR, via the coding sequence ATGGCACGTTTCTTCCGTCGTCGCAAGTTCTGCCGTTTCACCGCTGAAGGCGTTGTCGAGATCGATTACAAGGATCTCAACACCCTGAAGGCCTACGTCTCCGAAACCGGCAAGATCGTTCCGAGCCGTATCACCGGCACCAAAGCCAAGTATCAGCGTCAGCTGGCCACCGCCATCAAGCGTGCCCGCTACCTGGCCCTGCTGCCCTACACCGACAGCCACGGCCGCTGA
- the rnr gene encoding ribonuclease R has product MADWQSLDPEAAREAEKYDNPIPSRELILAHLAERGAPASRAQLFEELGLAGEEAEEALRRRLRAMERDGQLIYTRRGAYAPVDKLDLIRGRVSGHRDGFGFLIPDDGSDDLFLSPAQMRLVFDGDTALARVSGVDRRGRREGALVEVLSRAHETLVGRFFEESGVSVVVADNPKIQQQVLVLPGKQGAARHGQFVQVRIDVWPTTFRQAQGEVVEVLGDYMAPGMEIEVALRSYDLPHVWPEAVLAEAKKLKPEVDEKDKEKRVDLRKLSFVTIDGEDARDFDDAVYAEALKGGGWRLFVAIADVSHYVKVESALDAEAIERGNSVYFPERVIPMLPEELSNGLCSLNPLVDRLAMVCDMTVSKRGELTGYQFYEAVIHSHARLTYTKVSQLLEKPNSTEARFLRQQMPHLVPHLRQLYALYKALLAARQVRGAIDFETQETRIVFGADRKITEIRPTQRNDAHRLIEECMLCANVATARFLEEHEIPALYRVHDVPPAEKLEKLRSFLAELGLTLYRGKGEPTPKDYLNLLEAVRERPDYHLIQTVMLRSLSQAVYSPENAGHFGLNYEAYAHFTSPIRRYPDLLVHRAIRSVIRSKRQTDKVVRVGAASLPKARIYPYDEERLAWFGEQCSMTERRADEATRDVVNWLKCEYMRDRVGETFPGVVTAVTGFGLFVELTDIYVEGLVHVTALPADYYHFDPVHHRLSGERSGRSFRLGDSVGVLVARVDLDERKIDFELSDNPLTALPARKRQAKAGREAAGKAPERKRGAPRELEATGSPAPSRREAGKTGRVQALPEVAPELLEQADLLLGNIDVEKSRAVKKKLLDEAKASTKPSAKGDKGKTKAKTAADKKKAVPRPHRVSGAAKGKGKSKASKKPATDASAGRAIRKRKVEE; this is encoded by the coding sequence ATGGCCGATTGGCAAAGCCTCGATCCCGAGGCCGCCCGCGAGGCGGAGAAATACGACAACCCCATTCCCAGCCGCGAGCTTATCCTCGCCCACCTGGCCGAGCGCGGTGCGCCGGCGAGCCGGGCGCAGCTGTTCGAGGAACTGGGGCTGGCTGGCGAGGAGGCCGAGGAGGCCCTGCGCCGCCGGCTGCGCGCCATGGAGCGCGACGGCCAGCTGATCTATACCCGCCGCGGCGCCTATGCCCCGGTGGACAAGCTCGACCTGATCCGCGGGCGCGTCAGCGGCCACCGCGACGGCTTCGGCTTCCTGATTCCCGACGACGGCAGCGACGACCTGTTCCTCAGCCCGGCGCAGATGCGCCTGGTGTTCGACGGCGATACCGCGCTGGCCCGCGTCTCCGGCGTCGACCGCCGCGGTCGCCGCGAGGGCGCGCTGGTCGAGGTGCTCAGTCGCGCCCACGAGACCCTGGTCGGCCGCTTCTTCGAGGAGAGCGGCGTCTCGGTGGTGGTCGCCGACAACCCGAAGATCCAGCAGCAGGTGCTGGTGCTGCCCGGCAAGCAGGGGGCGGCGCGGCATGGCCAGTTCGTCCAGGTGCGCATCGACGTCTGGCCGACGACCTTCCGCCAGGCCCAGGGCGAGGTGGTCGAGGTGCTCGGCGACTACATGGCGCCGGGCATGGAGATCGAGGTGGCGCTGCGCAGCTACGACCTGCCGCACGTCTGGCCGGAGGCCGTACTGGCCGAGGCGAAGAAGCTCAAGCCCGAGGTGGACGAGAAGGACAAGGAAAAGCGCGTCGATCTGCGCAAGCTGTCGTTCGTCACCATCGACGGCGAGGACGCCCGCGACTTCGACGATGCTGTGTATGCCGAGGCGCTGAAGGGCGGTGGCTGGCGGCTGTTCGTCGCCATCGCCGACGTGTCCCACTATGTGAAGGTCGAATCGGCGCTGGACGCCGAGGCCATCGAGCGCGGCAACTCGGTGTACTTCCCCGAGCGGGTGATTCCGATGCTGCCGGAGGAGCTGTCTAACGGCCTGTGCTCGCTCAATCCGCTGGTCGACCGTCTGGCCATGGTCTGCGACATGACCGTGTCGAAGCGCGGCGAGCTGACCGGCTACCAGTTCTACGAGGCGGTGATCCATTCCCATGCGCGGCTGACCTACACCAAGGTCAGTCAGTTGCTGGAGAAGCCCAACTCGACCGAGGCCCGGTTCCTCCGCCAGCAGATGCCGCACCTGGTGCCGCACCTGCGCCAGCTGTATGCGCTGTACAAGGCGCTGCTGGCGGCGCGCCAGGTGCGCGGCGCCATCGACTTCGAGACCCAGGAGACGCGCATCGTCTTCGGCGCCGACCGCAAGATCACTGAGATCCGCCCGACCCAGCGCAACGACGCGCACCGGCTGATCGAGGAATGCATGCTGTGCGCCAACGTCGCCACCGCGCGCTTCCTCGAGGAGCACGAGATCCCGGCGCTGTACCGGGTGCACGACGTGCCGCCGGCGGAGAAGCTGGAGAAGCTGCGCAGCTTCCTCGCCGAGCTGGGGCTGACCCTGTATCGCGGCAAGGGCGAGCCGACGCCCAAGGACTACCTCAACCTGCTCGAGGCGGTGCGCGAGCGTCCCGACTACCACCTGATCCAGACGGTGATGCTGCGTTCACTCAGCCAGGCGGTGTACAGCCCGGAGAACGCCGGCCACTTCGGTCTCAACTACGAGGCCTACGCCCACTTCACCTCGCCGATCCGCCGCTACCCGGACCTGCTGGTGCACCGGGCGATTCGCAGCGTGATCCGTTCCAAGCGGCAGACCGACAAGGTGGTGCGGGTCGGTGCGGCCAGCCTGCCCAAGGCGCGCATCTATCCCTACGACGAGGAGCGCCTGGCCTGGTTCGGCGAGCAGTGCTCGATGACCGAGCGGCGTGCCGACGAGGCGACCCGCGACGTGGTCAACTGGCTGAAGTGCGAGTACATGCGCGACCGCGTCGGCGAGACCTTCCCCGGCGTGGTCACCGCGGTGACCGGCTTCGGCCTGTTCGTCGAGCTGACCGACATCTACGTGGAAGGCCTGGTGCACGTCACCGCGCTGCCGGCCGACTACTACCACTTCGACCCGGTGCACCATCGTCTGTCCGGCGAGCGCTCCGGGCGCAGCTTCCGTCTCGGCGACAGCGTCGGGGTGCTGGTGGCGCGCGTCGATCTCGACGAGCGCAAGATCGACTTCGAGCTCAGCGACAACCCGCTCACCGCGCTGCCGGCGCGCAAGCGGCAGGCGAAGGCAGGCCGGGAGGCGGCCGGCAAGGCGCCGGAGCGCAAGCGCGGCGCGCCGCGCGAGCTGGAGGCGACCGGCTCGCCTGCGCCTTCGCGCCGCGAGGCGGGCAAGACCGGCCGGGTGCAGGCGCTGCCGGAGGTGGCTCCGGAGCTGCTCGAGCAGGCCGACCTGCTGCTCGGCAACATCGATGTCGAGAAGAGCCGGGCGGTGAAGAAGAAACTGCTCGATGAGGCCAAGGCGTCGACGAAACCGTCGGCCAAGGGCGACAAGGGCAAGACCAAGGCCAAGACGGCGGCGGACAAGAAGAAGGCCGTTCCCCGGCCGCACCGGGTTTCCGGGGCGGCCAAGGGCAAGGGCAAGAGCAAGGCCAGCAAGAAGCCCGCGACCGACGCATCGGCCGGGCGAGCCATACGTAAACGCAAGGTCGAAGAATGA
- a CDS encoding adenylosuccinate synthase, with protein MGKNVVVLGTQWGDEGKGKIVDLLTDQAAAVVRYQGGHNAGHTLVIDGEKTVLHLIPSGILRDNVQCLIGNGVVVAPDALLKEITKLEEKGVPVRERLRISPACTLILPYHVALDQAREAARSEGKIGTTGRGIGPAYEDKVARRGLRIGDLFNPERFAVKLKELLTYHNFVLENFYKVDPVDYQKTLDEALAYAEILKPLVTDVAARLHELRKAGAYIMFEGAQGSLLDIDHGTYPYVTSSSTTAGGTATGSGFGPLYLDYILGITKAYTTRVGSGPFPTELFDEVGARLAKVGHEFGSTTGRARRCGWFDAVILRRAIEINSISGLCLTKLDVLDGLETVKLCVAYKNAAGEIMGEAPTDADSYVGLEPVYEEMPGWSESTVGAKSIDDLPANARAYIRRVEELVGAPIDIISTGPDRNETIVLRHPYA; from the coding sequence ATGGGTAAGAATGTCGTGGTCCTGGGCACCCAGTGGGGTGATGAGGGCAAGGGCAAGATCGTCGACCTGCTGACCGACCAGGCTGCCGCCGTGGTGCGCTACCAGGGTGGCCACAACGCCGGCCACACCCTGGTGATCGACGGCGAGAAGACCGTCCTGCACCTGATTCCGTCCGGCATCCTGCGCGACAACGTGCAGTGCCTGATCGGCAACGGTGTGGTGGTGGCGCCGGATGCGCTGCTCAAGGAAATCACCAAGCTGGAAGAGAAGGGCGTACCGGTGCGCGAGCGCCTGCGCATCAGCCCGGCCTGCACCCTGATCCTGCCGTACCACGTGGCTCTCGACCAGGCCCGCGAGGCGGCCCGCTCGGAAGGCAAGATCGGCACCACCGGTCGCGGCATCGGTCCGGCCTACGAGGACAAGGTCGCCCGCCGCGGCCTGCGCATCGGCGACCTGTTCAACCCCGAGCGCTTCGCGGTCAAGCTCAAGGAGCTGCTGACCTACCACAACTTCGTTCTCGAGAACTTCTACAAGGTCGATCCGGTCGACTACCAGAAGACCCTGGACGAGGCGCTGGCCTACGCCGAGATCCTCAAGCCGCTGGTCACCGACGTGGCCGCCCGCCTGCACGAGCTGCGCAAGGCCGGCGCCTACATCATGTTCGAGGGTGCCCAGGGCTCGCTGCTGGACATCGACCACGGCACCTACCCGTACGTGACCAGCTCCAGCACCACCGCCGGCGGCACCGCTACCGGTTCCGGCTTCGGCCCGCTGTACCTGGACTACATCCTCGGCATCACCAAGGCCTACACCACCCGCGTCGGTTCCGGTCCGTTCCCCACCGAGCTGTTCGACGAGGTCGGTGCCCGTCTGGCCAAGGTCGGTCACGAGTTCGGCTCGACCACCGGTCGCGCCCGCCGCTGCGGCTGGTTCGACGCGGTGATCCTGCGTCGTGCCATCGAGATCAACTCGATCTCCGGCCTGTGCCTGACCAAGCTGGACGTGCTCGACGGCCTCGAGACCGTCAAGCTGTGCGTGGCCTACAAGAACGCCGCCGGTGAGATCATGGGCGAGGCGCCGACCGACGCCGACAGCTACGTCGGCCTCGAGCCGGTGTACGAGGAGATGCCGGGCTGGAGCGAATCCACCGTCGGCGCCAAGTCCATCGACGACCTGCCGGCCAACGCCCGCGCCTACATCAGGCGCGTGGAGGAGCTGGTCGGTGCGCCGATCGACATCATCTCCACCGGCCCGGACCGCAACGAGACCATCGTGCTGCGTCATCCGTACGCCTGA
- the rlmB gene encoding 23S rRNA (guanosine(2251)-2'-O)-methyltransferase RlmB: MSQWERVYGVHAVEALLRHHPKRVKQLWLAEGRQDPRVQALVQLASEARVPVGQRERRELDEWAEGVHQGVVAEVSPSQVWGENYLEELLARGESVPLLLVLDGVTDPHNLGACLRTADAAGVQAVIVPKDKSATLNATVRKVACGAAEVVPLVAVTNLARTLEKLQQQGLWIVGTAGEATQEIFDLDLRGPTVLVMGAEGKGMRRLTREHCDYLAKLPMGGSVSSLNVSVATGVCLFEAVRQRRPLPGV, encoded by the coding sequence ATGAGTCAGTGGGAACGGGTTTACGGCGTGCATGCCGTGGAGGCATTGCTGCGCCATCACCCCAAGCGGGTCAAGCAGCTGTGGCTGGCCGAGGGGCGCCAGGATCCGCGGGTGCAGGCGCTGGTGCAGCTGGCCAGCGAGGCGCGCGTGCCGGTCGGCCAGCGCGAGCGGCGCGAGTTGGACGAGTGGGCCGAGGGCGTGCACCAGGGCGTGGTCGCCGAGGTCAGCCCCAGCCAGGTGTGGGGGGAGAACTACCTCGAGGAGCTGCTGGCGCGCGGCGAGTCGGTGCCGCTGCTGCTGGTGCTCGACGGGGTGACCGACCCGCACAACCTCGGCGCCTGCCTGCGCACCGCCGACGCCGCCGGCGTGCAGGCGGTGATCGTGCCCAAGGACAAGTCGGCGACCCTCAACGCCACGGTGCGCAAGGTCGCCTGCGGCGCCGCCGAGGTGGTGCCGCTGGTGGCGGTGACCAACCTGGCGCGCACCCTCGAGAAGCTGCAGCAGCAGGGCCTGTGGATCGTCGGCACCGCCGGCGAGGCGACCCAGGAGATCTTTGATCTCGACCTGCGCGGGCCGACCGTGCTGGTGATGGGCGCCGAGGGCAAGGGCATGCGCCGGCTGACCCGCGAGCACTGCGACTACCTGGCCAAGCTGCCGATGGGCGGCAGCGTCAGCAGCCTCAACGTCTCGGTGGCCACCGGCGTCTGCCTGTTCGAGGCGGTGCGCCAGCGCCGCCCGCTCCCGGGCGTCTGA
- a CDS encoding DUF2065 domain-containing protein, whose product MWQELGIAFCLLLVLEGILPFLCPRRWREAVISLAGLEDRQLRLIGLGSMLLGTALLYWLR is encoded by the coding sequence ATGTGGCAAGAACTCGGCATCGCTTTCTGTCTGCTGCTGGTGCTGGAGGGCATCCTGCCCTTCCTCTGTCCGCGGCGCTGGCGCGAGGCTGTCATCAGTCTGGCCGGGCTGGAGGATCGCCAGCTGCGGCTGATCGGACTGGGCAGCATGCTGCTGGGAACGGCGCTGCTCTACTGGCTCCGTTGA
- the hflC gene encoding protease modulator HflC, with amino-acid sequence MSNKSLIALIAAAVLALVGWNCFYIVLQTEKAVLLQFGRIVQADVPPGLHVKIPYVNQVRKFDARLLTLDSPTQRFLTLEKKAVMVDAYAKWRVADAERFYTATSGMKQIADERLSRRLESGLRDQFGKRSLHEVVSGERDALMADITQLLDRMARRELGIEVLDVRVKAIDLPKEVNRSVFERMSTEREREAREHRAKGRELAEGIRADADRQRRVLLAEAYREAEELRGQGDAQAAAIYAKAYSQDPEFYAFHRSLQAYRESFAGKRDVMVLDPKGDFFRYLEQVKP; translated from the coding sequence ATGAGCAACAAGTCGCTGATCGCCCTGATCGCCGCCGCCGTGCTGGCGCTGGTGGGCTGGAACTGCTTCTACATCGTCCTGCAGACCGAGAAGGCGGTGCTGCTGCAGTTCGGTCGCATCGTCCAGGCCGACGTGCCGCCGGGCCTGCATGTGAAGATTCCCTACGTCAACCAGGTGCGCAAGTTCGATGCCCGCCTGCTGACTCTGGACTCGCCGACCCAGCGCTTCCTCACCCTGGAGAAGAAGGCGGTGATGGTGGACGCCTACGCCAAGTGGCGGGTGGCCGATGCCGAGCGCTTCTACACCGCCACCTCGGGCATGAAGCAGATCGCCGACGAGCGCCTGTCGCGCCGCCTGGAGTCTGGTCTGCGTGACCAGTTCGGCAAGCGCTCCCTGCATGAGGTGGTGTCCGGCGAGCGCGATGCGCTGATGGCCGACATTACCCAGCTGCTCGACCGCATGGCGCGCCGCGAGCTGGGCATCGAGGTGCTCGACGTGCGGGTCAAGGCCATCGATCTGCCCAAGGAAGTCAACCGCAGCGTGTTCGAGCGGATGAGCACCGAGCGCGAGCGCGAGGCCCGCGAGCACCGTGCCAAGGGTCGCGAGCTGGCCGAGGGCATTCGTGCCGACGCCGACCGCCAGCGCCGCGTGCTGCTGGCCGAGGCCTACCGCGAGGCGGAGGAGCTGCGCGGCCAGGGCGATGCCCAGGCGGCGGCGATCTATGCCAAGGCCTACAGCCAGGACCCGGAGTTCTACGCCTTCCATCGCAGCCTGCAGGCCTACCGCGAGAGCTTCGCCGGCAAGCGCGACGTGATGGTGCTGGATCCCAAGGGCGACTTCTTCCGCTATCTGGAGCAGGTCAAGCCCTGA